The Bdellovibrionales bacterium genome window below encodes:
- a CDS encoding FAD-dependent oxidoreductase codes for MNTSHPPVVIIGAGLAGLACAITLHKSSVPVVLLEKSDQVGGRVRTFRDQGYLLDHGFQVLLTTYPELKNFLDLDQLDMKYFNSGALIYTPDKLRLLANPLIHPSHLINESFSDIVSFKDKALVLKLITKLLMFSDDNSREMRTIDFLRNFGFSDHFIEIFWRPFLAGVYLDLDLEVDAGYFMFLMRNFSKGRVGVPAQGMQEIPLQMLGQLPKSQVEVNAQIEFFSANEVRMRDGRVLPAKAVVVAHSEEKDSTDSMTNPAFRGVVNYYFSTTTDLNWDAWLLLVPPQFGLQINNVSVMSNVSADYAPPGEQLISVSLVGHSDPGQEVVKAELQKIAGVPVPLKFIRKFHIKKALPKSYSGTHTEIKDGVYFCGDHLSSPSLNGALQSGRLTAQKIMENMGHRV; via the coding sequence ATGAACACGTCTCATCCACCAGTGGTGATTATAGGGGCGGGCCTTGCGGGCTTAGCCTGTGCAATAACACTGCATAAAAGCAGTGTGCCTGTAGTTCTTTTAGAAAAATCAGATCAAGTTGGGGGGCGAGTGCGAACCTTCCGCGATCAAGGTTATTTGCTGGATCATGGTTTTCAGGTTCTGTTAACGACCTATCCTGAACTTAAAAATTTTTTAGATCTCGATCAGCTGGACATGAAGTATTTTAACTCTGGCGCGCTGATCTACACTCCCGACAAATTGCGGTTACTGGCAAATCCGCTGATACATCCGAGTCATCTGATCAACGAAAGTTTTTCCGATATCGTCAGCTTTAAAGACAAGGCTTTGGTTCTCAAGCTGATCACAAAACTACTGATGTTCTCAGACGATAACTCAAGGGAAATGAGGACCATCGATTTTTTGCGAAACTTTGGATTTTCCGACCACTTTATCGAAATTTTTTGGCGCCCTTTCCTGGCCGGTGTTTATCTTGATTTGGATCTGGAAGTTGATGCGGGATATTTTATGTTTCTGATGCGCAATTTTAGTAAAGGGCGTGTCGGTGTGCCCGCCCAGGGAATGCAGGAGATTCCGCTGCAAATGCTTGGTCAGCTTCCGAAATCTCAGGTGGAGGTGAATGCTCAAATCGAGTTCTTTTCAGCAAACGAGGTTCGCATGAGAGATGGGCGAGTGCTTCCCGCAAAAGCGGTTGTGGTCGCTCATTCCGAGGAGAAAGATTCTACAGATTCGATGACCAATCCAGCTTTTAGAGGAGTGGTAAATTATTACTTTAGCACAACTACGGATCTGAATTGGGACGCTTGGCTTCTGCTCGTTCCGCCCCAATTTGGATTACAAATCAATAATGTGAGTGTGATGAGCAATGTATCCGCAGACTACGCTCCTCCCGGTGAGCAACTGATCTCTGTGAGTTTGGTCGGCCATTCCGATCCCGGTCAGGAGGTCGTGAAGGCCGAGTTGCAAAAGATTGCGGGTGTTCCGGTTCCGCTGAAATTTATTCGAAAATTTCATATTAAAAAGGCTCTGCCAAAAAGTTATAGCGGCACTCACACCGAGATTAAAGACGGAGTTTATTTTTGTGGAGACCACTTAAGTAGCCCGTCACTTAATGGAGCTTTACAGTCGGGACGGCTCACGGCTCAAAAAATTATGGAGAATATGGGCCATCGAGTTTGA
- a CDS encoding DASH family cryptochrome, with the protein MKSAIWFTNDLRVYDNKVVAKAIEQSSSMIGFFILPNLQSQPQKTFLMESLEDLALQLKAKEIPLFLFNDAEVSVVADLVRKNNITRVYSAKALNSRKKSWQREVVQTIPDVQFKELSSEILLDLPSLEMSENSIDDHFTSFRKKVESRWFVPACTETPKSIPQPWPLDDDHKKYVVLPGEVKQRSLSFTGGRSAGLNRLHYYLFESQRIKTYKETRNGMLAFDDSSKLSPWLAQGCISPREVYWAIKKFEGEVQANESTYWLVFELLWRDYFKFLSVKYQDKFFRRQGISSKPYLSENSQDSENVFELWKAGKTKNDFINANMIELLKTGWMSNRGRQNVASYLVKTLKIDWTWGADWFERNLMDYDCENNWGNWLYQSGRGTDPRDRVFNPDLQAEMYDPQGEYRRKWLQG; encoded by the coding sequence ATGAAAAGTGCCATTTGGTTTACCAACGATCTTCGGGTGTATGATAATAAGGTGGTCGCGAAGGCCATTGAGCAGAGCTCCAGCATGATCGGATTTTTTATTCTCCCAAACTTGCAATCGCAGCCTCAGAAGACGTTTTTAATGGAGTCTTTGGAGGATCTTGCCTTGCAACTTAAGGCAAAAGAGATACCGTTATTTTTGTTTAACGATGCGGAAGTTTCGGTCGTGGCCGATCTTGTAAGGAAAAATAACATCACTCGTGTTTATTCGGCCAAAGCACTCAACTCTCGAAAAAAGTCTTGGCAGAGGGAGGTGGTTCAAACAATTCCCGATGTGCAATTTAAAGAGCTTAGCTCCGAAATCTTACTGGATCTCCCCTCGTTAGAAATGTCTGAAAACAGCATCGACGATCATTTTACTTCGTTTCGAAAAAAAGTGGAGTCCCGCTGGTTTGTTCCCGCGTGCACGGAAACTCCAAAGTCGATTCCACAACCTTGGCCTTTGGATGACGATCATAAAAAGTATGTCGTTCTCCCTGGAGAGGTCAAACAAAGATCCCTCAGTTTTACCGGCGGCCGCAGTGCCGGACTGAACCGTCTTCATTATTACCTTTTCGAGTCTCAAAGAATTAAAACTTATAAAGAAACGCGAAATGGAATGCTGGCATTTGATGATTCCTCAAAGCTGTCGCCGTGGCTCGCACAAGGATGTATTTCTCCTCGGGAAGTGTATTGGGCGATCAAAAAGTTCGAGGGCGAAGTTCAAGCCAACGAATCGACCTATTGGCTGGTGTTCGAACTACTATGGAGAGACTATTTTAAATTTTTATCGGTGAAATACCAGGATAAATTTTTTCGCCGCCAAGGGATATCTTCGAAGCCTTATTTGTCAGAAAATTCGCAGGACAGTGAAAACGTCTTTGAGCTCTGGAAGGCCGGGAAGACAAAAAATGACTTTATCAATGCGAACATGATCGAGTTATTAAAAACCGGTTGGATGTCGAATCGGGGGCGTCAGAACGTGGCGAGCTATCTCGTCAAAACCTTAAAGATCGATTGGACTTGGGGCGCAGATTGGTTTGAAAGAAACTTGATGGATTACGATTGTGAAAACAATTGGGGAAACTGGCTTTACCAGTCGGGTCGGGGCACTGATCCTCGAGATCGGGTTTTCAATCCTGATTTACAAGCCGAGATGTATGATCCTCAAGGGGAGTACCGCAGAAA